Part of the Paenibacillus terrae HPL-003 genome is shown below.
GCCCGGAACCACGGTCACATCTACATGTCCCTCGCTGTACAGCCTGTCCTTCACCGCCTGCTCGTCCGCTACCTTGTAAAATTTAAAGGCATACGTTTTGCTTTCGCCTGGAGCCAGCGACAGACTGGTGTTGGAAAGATAGCCACGGTTGGTGCTCTTAATGACATTGGAGTGGATATAGAACACATTTAGTCCTTCGGACCAGCCGCCTTGCTCCATAGCCCACGTGCTGCCCGGGTGCTCCTCGACTCTCCAATGGTCCTGATATTCGAGACCTGCGCCTGTAGCGGAATCAGGGACAAGCAGTAGATAAGGCCCGATGCCGCTAGGCCGTCCAGCGGTAATAAAAGAACTGTTATGCCCTACAAAGGAGTGGGAAAGTACCCTTGTTTCATAGATTTGTTCGTTATTGCCGCCGGACCAATACTCGTTAAAAGGAAGCGGCAGCCCCCAATCTCCTATTTCGAGCGTTTGGTTGGAAGTATTGGTTACTTTCATTTGCCAATGCAAGTAATCGTTAACCAGTGAATACGTTTCATTTAATGTAAAATTACGTATTCCCTGATTGTTTGACGAATTTTGGTACGATACTTGAACACTACTGCCGGATGAGGTGATCGTGCGTGCATCCGCAGAATTGCTTGTCCATGCCCGAGTCCACGCCCCGTTACTGAGACGGTAGGTAAACATGAGTTCACCAAGCCACTGATGATCCGCCGTATTCTGTTTGGGTGCGTTGGAGCTGTTCATGACGTAGTTCGTATTGAATGTGTCTCCTACCAGACGTAAGGAAGAGATATCCCCGTAATCTCCGACCGAGATGGAGAACACATTATTAGATAGCTGTACTGCCATGCTATCAACCTCCTAAAAAAAGGTTCGTGAGTATACTCACAACGTTAATATATGTGATAGAAATGCTTTTGCTACGCTATGTGTGGAGATAGATAGAAAATAGATTCATATATTCGGGTGCATAGATGACAGATGCGAAATCTGGTGACCCTCTGGTCGAGAAAGACGCGTGTATAAAGCCATTGTTACTGCGTCGCCTCATCATATAAACTGGACATATGCCGGAATAAGCACTCAGAAGGTGGAGATAGCTATGGAAATGAAGATAGAGATGCCAAAAATTCCTTCAGACTTACCTGTATTAACCGATGAAATGTATTCCTTACGATCCAAGGATGAGTTTAACACGGGGTCTGTAGAGGATATGACCATGGATAGTGTGGAAGCTACCAGGGTTTCGTTTGAGAAGATGATTTTCAAAAATGTGACTATTATGGAATCGTCATTGCCGGAAAGTGAATGGACAGATGTTATTTTCGATAAATGCGACCTGTCCAATATTAACTTTTCCGGTTCCTTTATTCACCGGGTAGAGTTCAGAAATTGCAAGCTGCTCGGAACAGACTTCTCCAGAAGCAGACTCCAAAATGTTCGTTTTCTGGATTGCTTAGGAGATTATTCGATGTTTCGCTTTGCTAATTTCAAACACGTTGGTTTTGAGGATTGTTCATTGATAAGCTCCGACCTTTATCATTTGACGCTGCAAAAAATTTCTTTTACCCGTTGCAATATGGATCAGGCAATGCTGTCGGGGTCCAAGCTCAAGGGGGTTGATCTGAGCGATTGTGAATTCGATGGACTACAGGTGGATATTGAAGACCTGGATGGGTGCATGATCTCACCGCATCAAGCTTCATCTTTTGTGGGGCTGTTAGGGCTAGTTATTAAATAAGGGGGACCCATGATGTTTCAGTATCAGGAGCAGCAATATGAGGGCATTGATTATAGCGGGAAAGATTTAAGGGATGGTGAACTTATTCGTTGCACCTTTGAACGTTGTACGTTTGCGAACGGTTCGTTGGAGGAAATCATGACCAGCGAATGTCGTTTTATCGAATGTGATTTTCAAGGTGCGCTGTTGAACGGTTCCATTCATACTGAATCGGCTTTTATAAATTGTAACTTTATTGAAGCCAACATGTTCGTCTCCAAATTCAGCAATTGTAAAATGACGGGGTCAGACTTTTCAAAAGCAAAGATAGACGGCATTACGCTCGTTCAGGGGGATTGGTCTTATACCAATTTGCGGCAGGCCCGGCTGGAAAAGCAGGATTTGAGAGGAGTGCGCTTTTATGAAGCAGATCTCTCGGATACCAATCTACAGAAGGCAGACCTCAGAGATTGTGACCTGACCAGAGCTATTTTAGCTCATGCCAAGCTACAGGGAGCCGATTTACGTGGTGCTAATATGGATGGAGTCGATTTTAAAGCATTTAATGTCAAAGGTGCACGGATGGATCGAGACCAAGCTCTATCCTTCTTGCGCTCATATGGTGCGAAGGTCGATTGAGGCGAAGGTTCTACTCATTTTTTGATATTATCCCAAGCCTGGCGCAGACGGTGAATACCTTCAATGATTTGGTGTTCCGTTAAATGGGCAAAAATAAAACAGGCTGATGGGGGGCCTGGTGTCAGTTGGTAATCGGCTGCATCACGCCATGTGACTCCGAAAGACCGTGCTGCTTGCATCAAATGGTGGTACTGAGCAGGCTCATGCTTCCAGATGGCGTAGGCATGCAGGCCGCAGTCGGTCTGATGCCAGTGAAACAGTCCACTCAACTGCTGCATTTCACGCTGGAGCACGTCGTAGCGTGATCTGTACATCCGGGTCATCCGGCGCAGGTGGCGAACATAATCGCCGCGCATCATAAAGCGTGCCAGTGCGCGCTGCTCCAGACGGGCAG
Proteins encoded:
- a CDS encoding pentapeptide repeat-containing protein; translation: MEMKIEMPKIPSDLPVLTDEMYSLRSKDEFNTGSVEDMTMDSVEATRVSFEKMIFKNVTIMESSLPESEWTDVIFDKCDLSNINFSGSFIHRVEFRNCKLLGTDFSRSRLQNVRFLDCLGDYSMFRFANFKHVGFEDCSLISSDLYHLTLQKISFTRCNMDQAMLSGSKLKGVDLSDCEFDGLQVDIEDLDGCMISPHQASSFVGLLGLVIK
- a CDS encoding pentapeptide repeat-containing protein, which produces MFQYQEQQYEGIDYSGKDLRDGELIRCTFERCTFANGSLEEIMTSECRFIECDFQGALLNGSIHTESAFINCNFIEANMFVSKFSNCKMTGSDFSKAKIDGITLVQGDWSYTNLRQARLEKQDLRGVRFYEADLSDTNLQKADLRDCDLTRAILAHAKLQGADLRGANMDGVDFKAFNVKGARMDRDQALSFLRSYGAKVD